The following are from one region of the Littorina saxatilis isolate snail1 linkage group LG2, US_GU_Lsax_2.0, whole genome shotgun sequence genome:
- the LOC138960195 gene encoding gamma-glutamyl hydrolase-like — METTVLAKFAVFLSLFTLCMSVPFAEVQVPQFSIVNDRPIVGVALQETSKGSKYGDTYVSATYVKYLQQAGARVVAVRAGEPLEYYTDLFSKINGLLFPGGGASLTESQYARTGRIMYNLTLQAAENGDMFPLWGTCLGFELLNVITAGRNILKETDTENVTLPLDFVPGFETSRLFSKAPGDIVQYLQKEPITQNEHKYGVLVDDFNNNPKLKNFYRVMSTNVGKNGAKFISTFEAFKYPIYGTQWHPEKNAFNWNPHYVINHSEHAIRVAQYFANFFVGQARLSSHHFPSVEEESAALIDNYDPVYSTDGTFYETYFLNFTRSAVANNHFHM; from the exons ATGGAGACAACAGTACTCGCAAAATTCGCAGTTTTCCTCTCCCTTTTCACACTCTGCATGAGCGTCCCTTTCGCAGAAGTGCAGGTTCCACAGTTTTCCATTGTCAACGATCGACCTATCGTCG GTGTTGCTTTGCAGGAGACGTCAAAAGGCAGTAAGTATGGGGATACCTATGTGTCAGCAACGTACGTCAAATACTTACAGCAGGCTGGAGCCAGGGTTGTTGCTGTTAG AGCTGGAGAGCCACTTGAGTACTACACTGACCTCTTCTCCAAGATAAATGG ATTGCTGTTCCCAGGAGGAGGGGCCAGTTTGACTGAAAGCCAGTATGCTCGCACTGGTCGCATCATGTACAATCTCACTCTGCAG GCTGCGGAAAATGGTGACATGTTTCCCCTGTGGGGGACATGCCTAGGTTTTGAACTGCTCAACGTTATCACGGCTGGCAGGAACATTCTCAAAGAGACAGACACCGAAAACGTCACTCTGCCACTCGACTTTGTCCCAG GATTCGAAACGAGCCGGCTATTCTCCAAGGCACCGGGGGACATTGTGCAGTATTTGCAGAAAGAGCCTATCACACAGAATGAACACAAGTATGGCGTGTTGGTGGAT GATTTCAATAACAACCCCAAGCTGAAAAACTTTTATCGCGTTATGTCCACCAATGTTGGAAAGAATGGAGCAAAGTTCATTTCTACTTTTGAAG CATTCAAGTATCCTATTTATGGCACTCAGTGGCACCCGGAAAAGAACGCCTTCAACTGGAACCCGCACTATGTGATCAACCACAGCGAACATGCTATCAGAGTCGCTCAGTACTTTGCCAACTTCTTTGTTGGCCAAG CGCGCTTGAGCTCACACCACTTCCCGTCAGTAGAAGAAGAGTCTGCTGCTCTTATTGACAACTATGATCCTGTGTACTCCACTGATGGCACTTTCTATGAAACGTACTTCTTAAACTTCACTCGATCGGCAGTGGCTAATAATCATTTTCATATGTAA